The following proteins come from a genomic window of Candidatus Bipolaricaulis sibiricus:
- a CDS encoding Glutamate synthase [NADPH] small chain — MRPLPAETLLSWALDELDRAGAIYGIPREAFWVPAPDVPYRSDLFGHPLGTPVGPAAGPHTQLAQNIVAAWLCGGRFIELKTVQIMDELDIPRPCIDMEDEGYNVEWSQELRLDQSAGEYVKAWVLVHVLHRHLGFPGQVETVFNMSVGYNLDGIRSGRMTAFMDRLTDAADEIAELQKCLRAQFPRVAEIEIPGRIADSVTLSTMHGCPPDEIEKIGRYLLEERGVHTYIKLNPTLLGKDEVLGILHHALGFREIEIPNQVFDHDLQYDRAVALLRELRAVARERGLAFGVKLSNTLAMANHKRYLPGDEVYMSGRALYPITMTLFHRLEEEFAGDLPVSFAGGADSVNVATVLACGAQTVTAASDLLKPGGYGRLRDWLTKLGAAMERRGARNLAELAADRRRALAQAAADATSDPRYHKAAFPHGLPKTERSLTAFDCIAAPCVEKCPIGQDVPEYAWAIAHGDLDQALAVVLARNPLPGILGYICTHVCETRCTRNTYEEPVAIRALKRVAFDGGREPELRPAPPTGRRVAVIGGGPAGLSAAYFLALSGVGVTVFEAGDQLGGMPALAPAFRIPQAVIDRDVGRVRNLGVELRPRSPVREAPERLLEQGFDAVFVAVGLPADARLGIPREDGPGVFGAVDFLRRVRRGEAVAVGPRVVVVGGGNVAMDAARTAARLAGRPVTVAYRRSRAEMPADRDELEELLLEGNEVLEQVAPVEIVRRDGRVVTLRLVRTELGPPGEDGRRAFAAVPGSEFDLPADTVIVAVGQRADAPFLGGSRIARTADGRIRVDAATGRASADPVYAGGDLVRGAATIVAACADGRRAAEAICRDLGVPFRSIPVPGAVLSPAGIRAVKVARTQREGRCATPTLPADRRGGWDLVEAPLTPDAARAEALRCLQCSSVCDKCVEVCPNRANFAWTVEPVRWAVPVVADRGGTPVVVGEEPFVLAQGRQIAHVVDLCNECGNCGTFCVHQGRPFLDKPRLYLDPHEFRRAGGPGFHVAGGGIVMRQDGREARLSGPDPWAYEDDEIVAVLDRVFRPRELRLKRALKGPKSLRPAAEMAILLTGLEGTVWVGGCRG; from the coding sequence ATGCGCCCGCTGCCCGCCGAGACGCTCCTGTCGTGGGCCCTGGACGAGCTCGACCGCGCGGGGGCGATCTACGGGATCCCCCGGGAGGCGTTCTGGGTTCCAGCCCCCGATGTTCCGTACCGATCGGACCTCTTCGGCCACCCGCTCGGGACCCCGGTCGGTCCCGCCGCCGGCCCCCACACCCAGCTCGCCCAGAACATCGTCGCCGCCTGGCTCTGCGGCGGGCGGTTCATCGAGCTCAAGACCGTCCAGATCATGGACGAGCTCGACATCCCCCGCCCGTGCATCGACATGGAGGACGAGGGGTACAACGTGGAGTGGTCCCAGGAGCTCAGGCTCGACCAGTCCGCAGGGGAATACGTGAAGGCGTGGGTCCTCGTCCACGTCCTCCACCGCCACCTCGGGTTCCCGGGCCAGGTGGAGACGGTGTTCAACATGAGCGTGGGCTACAACCTGGATGGAATACGCAGCGGGCGGATGACGGCGTTCATGGACCGCCTGACCGACGCCGCGGACGAGATCGCTGAGCTCCAGAAGTGTCTCCGGGCGCAGTTTCCTCGGGTTGCGGAGATTGAGATCCCAGGTCGGATCGCGGACAGCGTGACCCTGTCTACGATGCACGGCTGCCCGCCCGACGAGATCGAGAAGATCGGGCGGTACCTCCTCGAGGAGCGGGGGGTCCACACGTACATCAAGCTGAACCCCACGCTCCTCGGGAAGGACGAGGTCCTGGGGATCCTCCACCACGCGCTCGGATTCCGGGAGATCGAGATTCCGAACCAGGTGTTCGACCACGACCTCCAGTACGACCGGGCGGTGGCCCTCCTCCGCGAGCTGCGGGCGGTGGCCCGGGAGAGGGGGCTCGCGTTCGGGGTCAAGCTCTCGAACACCCTCGCCATGGCGAACCACAAGCGGTACCTCCCCGGGGACGAGGTGTACATGTCGGGGCGGGCCCTGTACCCGATCACGATGACCCTATTCCACCGTTTGGAGGAGGAGTTCGCGGGCGATCTGCCCGTCTCGTTCGCCGGCGGCGCGGACTCCGTCAACGTGGCGACGGTTCTCGCCTGCGGTGCCCAGACCGTGACCGCGGCGTCGGATCTCCTCAAACCGGGCGGGTATGGTCGACTGCGGGATTGGCTCACGAAGCTCGGCGCGGCCATGGAACGGCGCGGCGCCCGGAACCTCGCCGAGCTCGCCGCAGACCGTCGGCGGGCTCTCGCCCAGGCTGCCGCCGACGCGACCAGCGATCCCCGCTATCACAAGGCCGCCTTCCCCCACGGGCTGCCGAAGACGGAACGGTCCCTGACCGCGTTTGACTGCATCGCCGCACCGTGTGTCGAGAAGTGCCCGATCGGCCAGGACGTCCCGGAGTACGCGTGGGCAATCGCGCACGGCGATCTCGACCAGGCACTGGCGGTGGTGCTCGCCCGGAACCCGCTCCCGGGGATCTTGGGCTACATCTGCACCCACGTCTGCGAGACGCGGTGCACGCGGAACACCTACGAGGAACCGGTGGCGATTCGGGCCCTCAAGCGGGTAGCGTTCGACGGCGGTCGTGAACCGGAACTCCGCCCAGCCCCACCGACTGGCCGCCGGGTTGCGGTGATCGGTGGAGGGCCCGCAGGGCTGTCGGCGGCCTATTTCCTCGCTCTGTCGGGTGTCGGGGTGACCGTGTTCGAAGCCGGGGACCAGCTGGGGGGCATGCCTGCCCTCGCCCCCGCGTTCCGGATCCCGCAGGCAGTCATCGACCGCGATGTGGGACGGGTCCGGAACCTCGGGGTCGAGCTGCGCCCTCGGTCGCCCGTGCGCGAGGCACCGGAGCGGCTGCTCGAGCAGGGGTTCGACGCGGTGTTCGTCGCCGTCGGCCTCCCCGCCGACGCTCGGCTGGGGATCCCCAGGGAGGACGGCCCAGGGGTGTTCGGGGCAGTGGACTTCCTGCGCCGGGTCCGACGCGGGGAAGCGGTCGCAGTCGGGCCCCGGGTAGTAGTCGTCGGTGGCGGGAACGTGGCGATGGACGCGGCGCGGACCGCCGCCCGCCTCGCCGGCCGCCCAGTGACAGTTGCCTACCGCCGCTCCCGGGCGGAGATGCCTGCTGACCGGGACGAGCTCGAGGAGCTCCTGTTGGAGGGAAACGAGGTCCTGGAGCAAGTGGCACCGGTGGAGATCGTGCGCCGCGACGGCCGGGTGGTGACCCTGCGTCTGGTGCGGACGGAGCTCGGACCTCCGGGGGAAGACGGCCGGCGGGCATTCGCCGCCGTCCCAGGGTCGGAGTTCGACCTCCCCGCCGACACGGTGATCGTCGCCGTCGGCCAGAGGGCGGACGCCCCGTTCCTCGGCGGGAGCCGGATCGCCCGGACGGCCGACGGACGGATCCGCGTGGACGCTGCGACCGGCCGCGCTTCGGCTGATCCGGTCTACGCTGGAGGCGACCTCGTCCGCGGGGCAGCGACGATCGTCGCAGCGTGCGCCGACGGCCGCCGAGCCGCCGAGGCGATCTGCCGTGACCTGGGAGTTCCGTTCCGCTCCATCCCGGTGCCTGGTGCCGTTCTCTCCCCGGCTGGCATCCGCGCGGTGAAAGTCGCTCGCACCCAGCGGGAGGGCCGGTGTGCGACACCAACGCTCCCAGCCGACCGGCGGGGCGGCTGGGACCTCGTGGAGGCCCCCCTCACCCCTGACGCCGCTCGCGCCGAGGCTCTGCGGTGCCTCCAATGTTCGTCCGTGTGTGACAAGTGCGTCGAGGTGTGCCCCAACCGGGCCAACTTCGCGTGGACGGTGGAACCGGTGCGATGGGCGGTTCCGGTGGTCGCGGACCGCGGCGGGACGCCCGTCGTCGTGGGCGAGGAGCCGTTCGTCCTGGCCCAAGGCCGCCAGATCGCCCACGTCGTCGACCTGTGCAACGAGTGCGGGAACTGCGGAACCTTCTGCGTCCACCAGGGACGCCCGTTCCTGGACAAGCCACGCCTCTACCTCGATCCCCACGAGTTCCGCCGTGCGGGCGGGCCGGGGTTCCACGTTGCAGGTGGTGGGATCGTGATGCGGCAGGACGGCCGCGAGGCCCGATTGTCCGGTCCCGATCCCTGGGCCTACGAGGACGACGAGATCGTGGCTGTCTTGGACCGCGTGTTCCGTCCCCGCGAGCTCCGCCTGAAGCGGGCCCTTAAAGGGCCGAAGTCGCTCCGGCCGGCGGCGGAGATGGCGATCCTCCTCACCGGCCTGGAGGGCACGGTGTGGGTGGGAGGATGCCGTGGGTGA
- a CDS encoding Previously annotated as SsnA protein, with the protein MAQVITSARVGDLFGTYWESGHLVVEGDRIARAGPGPAPAVPGAEVVDAGGRLVTPGLVNAHAHLYSALARGVPLRRFDPTSFGEILEQLWWKLDRALDLDGVYHSGVVGALGHLRAGVTALFDHHASPTAIEGSLAQLKRALIEVGLRADLCYEVTDRGGSGERDAGIAENVRFAREDRIPGFTSAHMGLHASFTLSDETLGRARAAAEELGLGYHVHLAEGKEDPVDALHKHGVRTAERLDRFGILGEESLLVHGIQLSGAELDLLAARGGTVVHNPRSNMNNAVGAAPVLAMLGKGIRVALGTDGFGSDLLTEALTARLLAHHASGSPTTLPDPQLLGILRENYRLAERAFGVPMGKVTPGFAADLVVWDYVPPTPLDAGSLLSHLLFGSISEGVRPRTVLVAGVPRLRDGVVTGLDERTALAAAREAARALWGRI; encoded by the coding sequence ATGGCACAGGTGATCACGAGCGCGCGGGTCGGTGACCTGTTCGGTACGTACTGGGAGAGCGGCCACCTCGTGGTGGAAGGAGATCGGATCGCGCGAGCTGGGCCCGGACCGGCCCCGGCGGTCCCGGGCGCGGAGGTCGTCGATGCCGGCGGCCGGCTCGTCACGCCGGGGCTCGTCAACGCCCACGCCCACCTCTACTCCGCCCTCGCTCGAGGAGTCCCCCTCCGGCGGTTCGATCCGACCTCGTTCGGGGAAATCCTGGAGCAGCTGTGGTGGAAGCTCGACCGGGCCCTCGACCTCGACGGCGTGTACCACTCCGGAGTCGTGGGGGCGCTGGGGCACCTCCGGGCTGGGGTGACGGCCCTGTTCGACCACCACGCCTCGCCGACCGCGATCGAAGGGTCTCTCGCCCAGCTCAAGCGGGCCCTGATCGAGGTCGGGCTGCGGGCCGACCTGTGCTACGAGGTCACCGACCGCGGGGGATCGGGAGAGCGGGACGCGGGGATCGCGGAAAACGTCCGGTTCGCCCGCGAGGACCGGATCCCCGGGTTCACGTCCGCCCACATGGGGCTCCACGCCTCGTTCACCCTGTCCGACGAGACGCTCGGCCGGGCGCGGGCCGCGGCGGAGGAACTGGGCCTCGGGTACCACGTCCATCTCGCAGAGGGGAAGGAGGACCCCGTCGATGCCCTCCACAAGCACGGGGTACGCACGGCGGAGCGGCTGGACCGGTTCGGGATCCTCGGGGAGGAGTCGCTCCTGGTCCACGGGATCCAGCTCTCGGGGGCGGAGCTCGACCTCCTCGCCGCGCGGGGGGGGACGGTGGTCCACAACCCCCGTTCGAACATGAACAACGCTGTGGGGGCCGCACCTGTCCTGGCGATGCTCGGGAAAGGAATCCGGGTCGCCCTGGGGACGGACGGGTTCGGGTCCGACCTCCTCACCGAGGCGCTCACCGCCCGGCTTCTCGCCCACCACGCCTCGGGGAGTCCGACCACGCTCCCCGACCCCCAACTCCTGGGCATCCTCCGCGAGAACTATCGCCTTGCCGAGCGGGCGTTCGGGGTTCCGATGGGGAAGGTGACTCCGGGGTTCGCGGCGGACCTCGTGGTGTGGGACTACGTGCCCCCGACCCCACTCGACGCGGGGAGCCTCCTCTCCCACCTCCTGTTCGGTTCGATCTCTGAGGGGGTCCGGCCGCGGACGGTGCTCGTCGCCGGGGTTCCCCGCCTCCGGGACGGGGTGGTGACGGGCCTCGACGAACGGACAGCGCTGGCCGCGGCCCGGGAGGCGGCCCGCGCCCTGTGGGGGAGGATCTAG
- a CDS encoding Adenine deaminase — MSSGRLPAAAALSLLLVTLWADVTRDLTAVAAGRRPADLVVRNGRWVNVCSGEVLAGTDVAVLGDRIAYCGPDAGPAIGPNTHVIEAAGRYLVPGLLDAHVHVESSMLTPTEFARAVLPRGTTGVFADPHEITNVLGLRAVQLFLEEAGSLPLKVYVQIPSCVPAVQGLDTPGAEVGPAEVTEGLSWPGVIGLGEVMDYPGVIGGNPYVHAKITAALRAGKVVGGHYASPDLGRPFHAYAAGGPADCHEGTRAEDAVARVRQGMRAILRQGAAWQDLIEGLRAVTELGLDPRRVLLATDDRDARTLLRNGHMDDVVRTAIAVGVPPVTVIAMATLNTAEHFGLDRDVGAIAPGRVADILIVSDLEQFTVDTVIASGRVVARAGELQVPLPRFPYPDWARGTVRLDRPLSASDFAIRAPIATGDVEVRAIELIEHQAPTRERRVRLPVHHGQVATPPEVARVAVVERHCGSGRIGHGLLVGLGLKPGCAVASTVAHDSHHLLIVGTNPEAMARAANHVARVGGGIAVVRGEEVVAFLPLPIAGLLSDRPAEEVAAGLATVHAALRACGVRLADGLMTLSLLALPVIPALRVTDRGLVDVERGEIVSPFV, encoded by the coding sequence GTGTCATCAGGGCGGCTGCCTGCGGCAGCCGCCCTGTCTCTTCTTCTCGTGACTCTTTGGGCTGATGTCACGCGGGACCTCACGGCCGTAGCCGCGGGCCGGCGGCCGGCCGACCTCGTCGTCCGGAACGGCCGGTGGGTCAACGTCTGCTCCGGCGAAGTCCTCGCCGGAACCGATGTCGCCGTCCTCGGCGATCGGATCGCGTACTGCGGCCCCGACGCTGGCCCAGCGATCGGGCCGAACACACACGTGATCGAGGCCGCGGGCCGGTACCTTGTCCCCGGCCTCCTCGATGCCCACGTCCACGTCGAAAGCTCGATGCTCACCCCAACCGAGTTCGCCCGGGCCGTCCTCCCCCGGGGAACGACCGGGGTGTTCGCCGACCCCCACGAGATCACGAACGTGCTCGGGCTCCGCGCGGTTCAGCTGTTCCTGGAGGAGGCGGGGAGTCTCCCGCTCAAGGTCTACGTGCAGATCCCGTCGTGCGTCCCCGCCGTGCAGGGCTTGGACACCCCAGGGGCGGAGGTCGGGCCAGCCGAGGTAACCGAGGGCCTGTCCTGGCCCGGGGTGATCGGCCTGGGGGAGGTGATGGACTACCCCGGTGTGATCGGCGGAAATCCTTACGTACACGCGAAGATCACCGCCGCGCTGCGGGCGGGGAAGGTCGTGGGGGGCCACTACGCATCCCCAGACCTCGGCCGGCCGTTCCACGCCTACGCCGCAGGCGGCCCGGCCGACTGTCACGAGGGGACGCGGGCCGAGGACGCCGTCGCCCGCGTCCGGCAGGGGATGCGGGCGATCCTGCGCCAAGGTGCGGCGTGGCAGGACCTCATCGAGGGGCTCAGGGCCGTGACAGAGCTGGGGCTCGACCCCCGCCGCGTTCTCCTCGCCACCGATGACCGGGACGCGCGAACCCTTCTCCGGAATGGGCACATGGACGACGTGGTCCGGACCGCGATTGCAGTGGGTGTACCTCCCGTTACGGTCATTGCGATGGCCACGCTAAACACGGCGGAGCACTTCGGCCTGGATCGCGACGTGGGAGCGATCGCCCCGGGTCGGGTTGCCGACATCCTGATCGTGTCCGACCTTGAGCAGTTCACCGTGGACACCGTGATCGCCTCGGGCCGGGTCGTGGCCAGGGCTGGAGAGCTGCAGGTCCCCCTCCCCCGGTTCCCGTACCCGGACTGGGCTCGGGGAACGGTTCGGCTAGACCGGCCGCTCTCGGCCTCGGACTTTGCGATCCGAGCCCCGATCGCCACCGGGGACGTCGAGGTTCGGGCCATCGAGCTCATCGAACACCAGGCTCCCACGCGGGAGAGGCGGGTCCGACTGCCCGTGCACCACGGGCAGGTCGCGACCCCGCCCGAGGTCGCGCGGGTGGCCGTTGTCGAGCGCCACTGCGGATCGGGTCGGATCGGACACGGGCTTCTCGTCGGCCTGGGGCTCAAACCGGGGTGCGCGGTGGCGAGCACCGTGGCCCACGACAGCCACCACCTCCTCATCGTAGGAACGAATCCCGAAGCGATGGCACGGGCCGCAAACCACGTCGCCCGGGTGGGCGGCGGGATCGCGGTCGTCCGGGGCGAGGAGGTGGTGGCCTTCCTCCCGCTCCCGATCGCGGGGCTCCTCTCCGACCGACCGGCTGAGGAAGTCGCGGCCGGGCTGGCAACGGTGCACGCCGCCCTGCGGGCGTGTGGGGTACGGCTCGCCGACGGGCTGATGACGCTATCGCTTCTCGCCCTGCCCGTGATCCCCGCGTTGCGGGTCACGGACCGCGGTCTGGTGGACGTCGAGCGCGGGGAGATCGTCTCCCCGTTCGTGTAG
- a CDS encoding Nucleoside ABC transporter, periplasmic nucleoside-binding protein encodes MNVRKVVLLMVAMAVVGSLGLGAQAIKAGFIYVGPIGDYGWTHAHDVARRIVDEKYDWLSTVYVESVPEGEVETYIDQLVRQGCNVIFTTSFGFIDGTFAAAQRYPNVIFAHASGFKRAPNMATYMADFYQVYYLNGLMAGALTKTGKIGYVGAFPIPELKRHISAFTIGVREVNPTAEVHVRWIYEWYNPAAAKEATEALIAEGCDVFAFTEDSPTVIQVAAEKGFTSFAHYSPMYAFAPDYVVSGQLVHWEVIYDDFLVKVHNGTYTTKNLAHVDYWWLMAQNAATMGAEMGMLVNPKYVAPLQGYVINHPDFGRISVYDLVFLRHNQFADPGITFDPFEGPVYDRKGNLVVPAGMWMSYDHLITMEWAANGVVGPWPGEP; translated from the coding sequence ATGAACGTGCGGAAAGTGGTGTTGCTGATGGTGGCGATGGCGGTAGTGGGTTCCCTGGGCCTGGGCGCGCAGGCCATCAAGGCCGGGTTCATCTATGTCGGCCCGATCGGCGACTACGGCTGGACCCATGCCCACGATGTGGCACGACGGATCGTGGATGAGAAGTACGACTGGCTGAGCACAGTGTACGTGGAGTCTGTACCCGAGGGCGAGGTCGAGACCTACATCGACCAACTCGTGCGCCAGGGCTGCAACGTGATCTTCACCACGAGCTTCGGGTTCATCGACGGGACATTCGCGGCCGCCCAGCGGTACCCGAACGTGATCTTCGCCCACGCGTCCGGGTTCAAGCGTGCGCCGAACATGGCCACCTACATGGCCGACTTCTACCAGGTGTACTACCTGAACGGCCTCATGGCGGGAGCCCTCACCAAGACGGGGAAGATCGGGTACGTCGGTGCGTTCCCGATTCCCGAGCTCAAGAGGCACATCAGCGCGTTCACCATCGGCGTGCGGGAGGTCAACCCGACCGCTGAGGTCCACGTGCGGTGGATCTACGAGTGGTACAACCCCGCGGCGGCGAAAGAGGCCACCGAAGCCCTCATCGCCGAAGGCTGTGACGTGTTCGCGTTTACCGAGGACTCCCCCACAGTGATCCAGGTGGCAGCGGAGAAGGGGTTCACCTCGTTCGCCCACTACTCCCCAATGTACGCGTTCGCGCCCGACTACGTGGTATCCGGCCAGCTCGTCCACTGGGAGGTCATCTACGACGACTTCCTGGTCAAGGTCCACAACGGAACCTACACCACGAAGAACCTCGCCCATGTCGACTACTGGTGGCTGATGGCCCAGAACGCAGCCACGATGGGCGCAGAGATGGGGATGTTGGTCAACCCGAAGTACGTGGCCCCACTCCAGGGGTACGTCATCAACCATCCCGACTTCGGCCGGATCTCCGTCTACGACCTCGTGTTCTTGCGCCACAACCAGTTCGCGGACCCGGGGATCACGTTCGATCCGTTCGAGGGACCGGTGTACGACCGGAAGGGCAACCTCGTCGTTCCGGCGGGGATGTGGATGAGCTACGATCACCTCATCACCATGGAGTGGGCGGCCAACGGGGTCGTTGGCCCGTGGCCCGGAGAACCGTAG
- a CDS encoding Xanthine dehydrogenase iron-sulfur subunit, with the protein MKLSFELNGAPQYLEVDPGERLLSLLRQLGMKSVKEGCGTGDCGACTVLVEGRAMRSCLMVAPQVQGRRVLTLEGLGTLDKPHPLQKAFLEAGAVQCGFCTPGMVLVAYELLTRDPSPTPEQVRQAISGNLCRCTGYVKIVDAVLLAAQWKREGKWR; encoded by the coding sequence GTGAAGCTCTCGTTCGAGCTCAATGGGGCCCCGCAGTATCTAGAGGTGGATCCGGGCGAGCGACTCCTGTCCCTCCTCCGTCAGTTGGGGATGAAGTCGGTCAAGGAAGGCTGCGGAACGGGTGACTGCGGTGCGTGCACGGTTCTCGTGGAGGGGCGCGCGATGCGGTCCTGCCTCATGGTGGCCCCGCAAGTTCAAGGCAGACGCGTGCTCACGTTGGAGGGGCTGGGAACCCTGGACAAGCCGCACCCCCTACAGAAGGCGTTTCTGGAAGCGGGGGCAGTGCAGTGCGGGTTCTGCACGCCGGGGATGGTCCTTGTCGCCTACGAGCTCCTCACCCGCGATCCGAGCCCGACGCCCGAGCAAGTGAGGCAGGCGATCTCCGGCAACCTCTGCCGATGTACGGGGTACGTCAAGATCGTGGACGCGGTGCTCCTTGCTGCCCAGTGGAAGCGGGAGGGGAAATGGCGGTAG
- a CDS encoding putative hypoxanthine oxidase XdhD yields the protein MAVETRERLAVGRSVTKVDGPSLVVGKPVFTLDLDVPGALVGKILPSPHAHAEIVSVDTADAEAVPGVRAVLHFGNVPRVPHTTAGQGWPEPSPYDTVLFDRKVRFVGDRVAAVAAETEEAAEEALAKIRVEYKVLPAVFSPEEALADGAPVIHDEPDAEGIYDAKHNIAAAVDIPVGDVASALAEAHVTVEATCEIPYSQHAAIEPHCVIAYFDEAGRLVLRSSTQVPFHVRRIVARVAGLDPARIRVIKPRIGGGFGSKQEILLEPVAALLALRTGRPVRMAYSREEVFVASRTRHPMRVSVKLGAGKDGVLQAIDMEVLSNTGAYGAHALTVLSNVGSKTLPLYNKAPHLRFHGKAVYTNLPVAGAYRGYGATQGYFALEVAMDALAERLGIDPVELRRRNHTRVGETSPIFEKIGEGREGTAQVIRSCALAECLKVGAARIGWKEKRGQRQENGPWVHGVGMACAMQGSGITGVDMAAATLVMQDDGSFRLLVGATDLGTGSDTILAQIAAEELGVPVDRVLVYSSDTDFTPFDTGAYASSTTYVSGNAVLRAAQSVRGQILAVAAAALGERPEVLRISGGIVESRRTGKRLTLSEVGHRVTYVVDQKQIAATESFLCPESPPPFAAFFCEVAVDRETGVVRVVRFVVAADCGTAIHPKAAEGQLEGAILQGIGHALCEEMQFSASGRCVNAGFFDYKLPTSLDAPQIEAILVPSEEPTGPWGAKSISEIGINGPLPAISNAIYDAIGVRLVRAPFTPQRVRFVLGASP from the coding sequence ATGGCGGTAGAGACACGAGAGAGGTTGGCGGTCGGAAGGAGCGTGACGAAGGTCGACGGGCCGTCCCTCGTCGTCGGGAAACCCGTGTTCACCCTTGACCTTGACGTTCCCGGAGCCCTGGTGGGGAAGATCCTCCCCTCTCCTCACGCCCACGCCGAGATCGTCTCGGTCGACACCGCGGACGCCGAGGCCGTTCCTGGGGTCCGGGCGGTTCTCCACTTCGGGAACGTTCCCCGCGTTCCCCACACCACCGCCGGCCAGGGTTGGCCCGAGCCTTCCCCCTACGATACTGTCCTGTTCGACCGAAAGGTCCGGTTTGTGGGTGACCGGGTGGCGGCGGTGGCCGCGGAGACTGAGGAAGCCGCAGAGGAAGCGCTGGCGAAGATACGCGTCGAGTACAAGGTCCTTCCCGCCGTTTTCTCCCCCGAGGAAGCCCTCGCTGACGGCGCTCCCGTGATTCATGATGAGCCCGACGCTGAGGGGATCTACGACGCCAAGCACAACATCGCCGCCGCAGTCGACATCCCCGTTGGCGACGTTGCAAGCGCTCTGGCCGAGGCTCACGTCACGGTAGAAGCCACGTGTGAGATCCCGTACTCCCAGCACGCGGCGATCGAGCCGCACTGCGTGATTGCCTACTTCGACGAAGCGGGCCGGCTCGTCCTGCGCAGCTCGACCCAGGTCCCGTTCCACGTCCGCCGGATCGTGGCCCGCGTGGCGGGTCTCGATCCAGCCCGCATTCGTGTGATCAAGCCGCGCATCGGGGGAGGCTTCGGCTCCAAACAGGAGATCCTTCTCGAACCTGTGGCGGCGCTCCTCGCCCTGCGCACCGGGCGGCCGGTGCGGATGGCCTACTCGCGGGAGGAGGTGTTCGTCGCGTCTCGGACACGGCACCCCATGCGGGTCTCTGTGAAGCTGGGGGCGGGCAAAGACGGTGTGCTTCAGGCCATCGACATGGAGGTCCTCTCGAACACCGGGGCCTACGGAGCCCACGCGTTGACCGTGCTGTCCAACGTGGGGTCGAAGACCCTGCCCCTCTACAACAAGGCGCCGCACCTTCGGTTCCACGGGAAGGCGGTGTACACGAACCTCCCCGTCGCCGGGGCGTACCGCGGGTACGGCGCGACCCAGGGGTACTTCGCCCTCGAGGTGGCGATGGATGCACTTGCCGAGAGACTGGGAATCGATCCTGTGGAGCTTCGGCGACGCAACCACACTCGAGTTGGGGAGACGTCGCCCATCTTCGAGAAGATCGGCGAAGGCCGGGAAGGGACAGCTCAGGTCATTCGTTCGTGCGCGCTGGCGGAGTGTCTGAAGGTGGGCGCGGCGCGGATCGGATGGAAGGAGAAGCGAGGCCAGAGGCAGGAGAATGGGCCGTGGGTTCACGGAGTAGGTATGGCCTGTGCGATGCAGGGCTCGGGGATCACCGGCGTGGACATGGCCGCAGCGACTCTCGTCATGCAGGATGACGGGAGCTTCCGCCTTCTCGTCGGGGCGACCGACCTCGGGACGGGGTCGGACACGATCCTCGCGCAGATCGCCGCCGAAGAACTGGGGGTTCCCGTGGATCGCGTTCTCGTCTATTCCTCGGACACCGACTTCACCCCGTTCGACACGGGTGCCTATGCGTCGAGCACCACGTATGTGTCCGGCAACGCTGTCCTCCGGGCAGCGCAGAGCGTGCGCGGCCAGATCCTCGCAGTCGCTGCGGCTGCGCTCGGGGAGAGGCCCGAGGTGCTCAGGATCTCTGGCGGCATCGTGGAGAGCCGCAGGACGGGGAAGCGCCTGACGTTGAGCGAGGTTGGCCATCGCGTAACCTACGTGGTCGATCAGAAGCAGATCGCAGCCACGGAGTCGTTCCTCTGCCCGGAGTCGCCACCCCCGTTCGCCGCGTTCTTCTGCGAGGTTGCTGTGGACCGAGAGACGGGCGTCGTGCGGGTGGTGCGGTTCGTGGTTGCCGCCGACTGCGGAACGGCGATTCATCCCAAGGCAGCCGAGGGCCAGCTCGAGGGAGCGATCCTCCAAGGGATCGGCCATGCCCTGTGTGAAGAGATGCAGTTCTCCGCGAGTGGCCGCTGTGTGAACGCCGGGTTCTTCGACTACAAGCTTCCGACATCCCTCGACGCGCCCCAGATCGAGGCGATCCTCGTTCCGAGCGAGGAACCGACGGGTCCGTGGGGGGCGAAGTCGATCTCCGAGATCGGGATCAACGGTCCGCTCCCCGCGATCTCGAATGCAATCTATGACGCGATTGGGGTGCGCTTGGTCCGCGCCCCGTTCACACCTCAGCGGGTGCGCTTTGTTCTCGGAGCAAGTCCCTAG